From a single Notolabrus celidotus isolate fNotCel1 chromosome 7, fNotCel1.pri, whole genome shotgun sequence genomic region:
- the pi4k2b gene encoding phosphatidylinositol 4-kinase type 2-beta — MMSECDPTETCEPVDDTGATTVPASECDFPSSDPSDVLTDRIGMGFGAAGNPGAAVRISDSCESVLTELETDGSGEETLLLPCLSGSSSSPRDVRLKRSRRKRLSSSSDRDTLASPVTNSADFNNFPDDPEFTDTVQTAEQAIENGVFPERISQGSSGSYFVKDSKRKIIGVFKPKTEEPYGHLNPKWTKYFHKICCPCCFGRGCLLPNQGYLSEAAASLVDTKLSLGVVPKTKVVYLASETFHYSPIDRAKSRGKKYALEIVPKVGRRFHRVGLPPKLGSFQLFVEGYREADYWLRRFEAEPLPENIRKQLQSQFERLVVLDYVIRNTDRGNDNWLIKYEKPGEGEQGQKDVEWPEISSDSCIKIAAIDNGLAFPFKHPDEWRAYPFHWAWLPQAKVAFSQETRDLVLSRLSDMNFVQDLCEDLHEMFMADKGFDKTMFERQMSVMRGQILNLTQALKDGKSPIQLVQMPRVIVERSLSGQGRVVTLGNAFTQTFHCKRPFFSSW, encoded by the exons ATGATGTCTGAGTGCGATCCGACAGAGACCTGCGAACCCGTAGACGACACGGGAGCCACAACGGTTCCTGCTTCCGAGTGTGACTTTCCCTCCTCGGACCCTTCAGATGTGTTAACTGACAGGATCGGGATGGGGTTTGGGGCTGCGGGGAACCCCGGTGCTGCTGTTCGTATATCGGACTCTTGTGAAAGTGTCTTGACTGAGCTGGAGACTGACGGTTCCGGTGAGGAGACGCTGTTGTTACCGTGTTTATCAGGAAGCTCGTCGTCTCCTCGGGATGTTCGActgaagaggagcaggaggaagagactcagctcgtCGTCGGATAGGGACACCTTGGCCTCCCCAG tTACCAACAGTGCAGACTTCAACAACTTCCCTGATGATCCAGAGTTTACAGATACTGTCCAAACGGCAGAACAAGCCATCGAGAATGGTGTATTTCCAGAGAGGATTTCCCAGGGTTCAAGTGGGAGCTACTTTGTCAAAGACTCAAAAAGG aAAATCATTGGTGTTTTCAAACCAAAGACAGAGGAACCTTATGGCCACCTCAACCCCAAATGGACCAAATATTTTCACAAG ATATGCTGTCCGTGTTGCTTTGGCCGTGGCTGCTTGTTGCCTAACCAGGGGTACCTCTCAGAGGCTGCTGCCTCGCTGGTCGACACCAAGCTCAGCCTTGGAGTGGTACCAAAAACAAAG GTTGTATATCTGGCGAGTGAGACATTTCACTACAGCCCCATTGATCGAGCAAAATCCAGGGGGAAGAAGTATGCCTTAGAGATAGTCCCTAAGGTGGGAAGACGCTTCCATAGAGTGGGCCTGCCACCCAAG CTGGGTTCATTTCAACTGTTCGTGGAGGGTTACCGTGAAGCAGACTACTGGCTGCGGCGCTTTGAGGCAGAACCTTTGCCAGAAAACATCAGGAAGCAGCTGCAGTCTCAGTTTGAGCGGCTTGTAGTGTTGGACTATGTTATCAGAAACACAG ATAGAGGGAATGATAACTGGTTAATCAAGTACGAGAAGCCGGGGGAAGGAGAACAAGGACAGAAG GATGTAGAGTGGCCAGAAATCAGTTCAGACTCTTGCATCAAGATTGCAGCGATTGACAACGGCCTTGCCTTTCCCTTTAAGCACCCGGACGAATGGAGAGCTT ACCCCTTCCACTGGGCCTGGCTTCCCCAGGCTAAGGTGGCTTTCTCCCAGGAGACCAGAGACCTAGTACTGTCCCGCCTTTCTGACATGAACTTTGTCCAGGACCTCTGTGAGGATCTTCATGAAATGTTCATG GCAGATAAAGGCTTTGacaaaaccatgtttgagaGGCAGATGTCTGTAATGAGAGGACAG ATTTTGAATCTGACCCAGGCACTGAAGGATGGGAAGAGCCCTATCCAGCTGGTCCAGATGCCACGGGTGATAGTTGAGCGAAGTCTCTCAGGCCAGGGCCGGGTGGTCACACTTGGCAATGCCTTCACACAAACCTTCCACTGCAAGCGCCCATTTTTCTCCTCTTGGTAG